Within the Fischerella sp. PCC 9605 genome, the region CATTGCTGACCGCTCCACTAGAGTATCCATTCAGACCAACACCATCAAAAACAACAGCATCGCGGGCATTTATATTCACATTGCCTGCATTTCCTCGTCCAAAAGTGTTAGCAACCAGTCGAGCGCCATTAGTGACAAAAAGTGACCCGGTAGTAATATTGATGGTTTTACCATTACCTACAGCATCTGCTACCTCTGTCGATCCCACAGAGCTAGCTGCACCACTAATATTTGCGAGATTAAAACTATACCCATCGAAGGAAACCGTATCGCGGGCAACTATATTTATACCGCCTGCATCTCCCTGCCCTTGACTTCTCGCATTTACAACAGCGGCATTTTTGATAAAAAGTGACCCAGTGGTGATATTGATATCGCCACCGTTACCCACGGCTTTTGGTTCTACAGTGCTGTATGACCCAGTGGGAGTATCGCTACGCATACGATCAAAAGTAACTGTATTGCGGACAAGTATATTTATATTGCCTGCATTCCCCTGTCCAGATGTCGTGGTTCTGAGTTGACCGCCACTCGTTAAGGCAAGCGATCCAGTAGTAATGTTGATGTTGCCACTGTTGCCTATAGCATTTGGTTGCACTGTGTTAGAAATTTGACTTGCATCTACGTTTATTGCTTCTATAGCATTAATGTCAATATCGAACGCCTTTGCGTCAACAGAACCTTTGCCTGAGTCTATCCCCGCCTGCACCGTACTATCTCCCAAAATATTTAAGTTTTGGGCATTGATGGCAATACTACCGCCACCACCAGCAAGTACATTCACTTGAGCGCCATTGCTGATAGATACATCTTTTCGCAGTTCAGCGTCAGGAAAATTTAAACCAAGATTCGAGCTATTAGAATTCAGCCCAACGTTACCCTGTTCTGCTATACCTGCCAACTCAACTCGACCACCAGCAGCTAGCAGTTGCCCACCATTGATTCCCACGTTGCCGCCTGCAAGTGCTAAGGTCTTGCCAGGAGTTACTTTTAGATTAGCCCCCTGTACCTGAATACTCCCAGTATTGCTCCCGTATTGCAAGCCAATCGGTACATTGATGCTTAGCAAAGGCGTGGTAGTGATATTTGGTGTAGCACTGAAGTCTGTGCCATCAGCAAATTTCAGGCTACTAGCTGTACTAGCCAAAAACGAGCCGCCAATATCTAAGCGCGCGTTTTGACCAAAGATAATGCCATTAGGATTAATTAAAAACAGGTTAGCTGTACCGTTAGCTTTGATTAAACCATCAATATTAGAAATTGATCCACCTGTGACTCGTGTCAGAATATTCTGAATATCTGTAGCATTATTAAATAAAGCAGTGCTATTAGTTGGAACAGAAAATTCCTGAAAGCTATGGAACAAGTTGCTACCAGCTTGGCTTCCTCCAGTGATATTGAAGGTGTTGCCCTCTGTAGTGACGTTGGAATTATTGGGTAAAGTGCGATCGGGAGTAATTTGAGCGAGTGCACAATTGGCAAACAAAGCGTACACACTACCTATCGCAATTCCCAAGAAGCAGCCCAAACGAGTACCCCTCAAACTAGTCATTACAATCTCCCTAGCTCCATAGCAGCTGCACCATTAGTATTGAGTAAACCACAATCAGAGCTAAAAGTATTACTTACACTTTCATTTCAGTCAATAACAGGAAAATCCCACAACCAAGGATAAAAATACCTTTTCCCTGTTAAGAGTTCCCTATTCCCCAATCCCCAATCCCTATTTTCAAGACAGAGTTTGTTTTTCTTAACAACAAGCATTTATCCAGCACAATTATGGATTGCAGTATATACATTGTGCTGGATCGGCATAATTATTGCCATCTGACAATAATTTTTCTTGACTAAAATCACATTTTTGACATTGATAAACTACAGCACGAGTTAAGGGAGTTGGCATATAGCAGATTGCACAGGGCAATCCTTTAATTCTCCTGGTGATTTCAAAACCAGGCATAGAACAACTTGGGCAGAGGCTGTTTATTTTTCTTAATAAGTCATGGGTGGCTTTTTCAATATTTTTCATGCGTGTGGGGTTATACATCGCCCGCATATCTGTTTCTAGATGGGCTGTTCCTGTTGGTGAATTTATCAGCACAAATTCTACTGCTTCAGCAAGTTTTTCTTCTGTAGTAATTCCTTTAATTATCTCGCTGCTATCTTTGGCTGAGTTGCCAAACATGACGACTAAACCGTGTTCAGGAAAGCCAGCTTTTTTAGCAAATTGAAATGCTTGTTCAACGCTCTCTACAACCAAATGATTATGATTCGTGTCACAAGACAACTCTTCTCCAATAATTTCTAAATTATGTGTTTGATCTAATAAAATGACAATTTCTCGATTACTAGAAATTAAAGGTAGACTGGGGTGCAGTCCAAAACTTCCTTCACTGGCGATCGCTAAAGTTTCACCTGTTAGTTCTAATGCTTTTTCTGCTTTCAATCTTGCGGCTTCAATTTGATTGCCAGGACGTTTAATTT harbors:
- a CDS encoding two-partner secretion domain-containing protein — encoded protein: MTSLRGTRLGCFLGIAIGSVYALFANCALAQITPDRTLPNNSNVTTEGNTFNITGGSQAGSNLFHSFQEFSVPTNSTALFNNATDIQNILTRVTGGSISNIDGLIKANGTANLFLINPNGIIFGQNARLDIGGSFLASTASSLKFADGTDFSATPNITTTPLLSINVPIGLQYGSNTGSIQVQGANLKVTPGKTLALAGGNVGINGGQLLAAGGRVELAGIAEQGNVGLNSNSSNLGLNFPDAELRKDVSISNGAQVNVLAGGGGSIAINAQNLNILGDSTVQAGIDSGKGSVDAKAFDIDINAIEAINVDASQISNTVQPNAIGNSGNINITTGSLALTSGGQLRTTTSGQGNAGNINILVRNTVTFDRMRSDTPTGSYSTVEPKAVGNGGDINITTGSLFIKNAAVVNARSQGQGDAGGINIVARDTVSFDGYSFNLANISGAASSVGSTEVADAVGNGKTINITTGSLFVTNGARLVANTFGRGNAGNVNINARDAVVFDGVGLNGYSSGAVSNVESTGEGKGGNVNITTRSLAIQNGAVLGARTRGKGDGGSIVLNAKTLEAINGGQIFTTSFGSGKAGNITLNISDSITLAGTDPTHFDRVRQYTPVIAPNIGPTSGFFANTSSSSTGQGGEFTINTGKLNIRDRAQLTVSSTGTGIAGSLKVNANSIRLWDQAKISADTRGGAGNITLRSRDLILRRGSSITTNATGSNIIGGNITIDNDVLAASENSDISANSDNFFGGRVVINTKGFFGTQFRPSPTLESDITATGASPELSGTVQINTPDVDPSRGLVQLRANLVDASQQIATGCNGGENQARSSFIVTGRGGIPPSPTEPLIGDGVVTNWITLFDTAEEQQRSRLAERDSADSANPPTQIVEAQGWVVDANGEVILVDAAPTVALHNPLFQPVSCSAIEPR
- a CDS encoding DUF6671 family protein; translation: MQQNSLFTNRVAVLATMHQKERVIAPILEENLGIKVIVPENFNTDAFGTFTREIKRPGNQIEAARLKAEKALELTGETLAIASEGSFGLHPSLPLISSNREIVILLDQTHNLEIIGEELSCDTNHNHLVVESVEQAFQFAKKAGFPEHGLVVMFGNSAKDSSEIIKGITTEEKLAEAVEFVLINSPTGTAHLETDMRAMYNPTRMKNIEKATHDLLRKINSLCPSCSMPGFEITRRIKGLPCAICYMPTPLTRAVVYQCQKCDFSQEKLLSDGNNYADPAQCIYCNP